Proteins from one Bradyrhizobium amphicarpaeae genomic window:
- a CDS encoding carboxymuconolactone decarboxylase family protein, producing the protein MKPRMNFYQAAPDTMKALMALETQIQSTGLEKSLIELVKIRASQINGCAFCINMHTEDARKRGETEQRIYLLNAWRESPLYTDRERAALAWTESVTLISETHAPDDVYEQIRTQFSEEESVNLTMLIGAINAWNRIAIAFRAVHPVKVKASAA; encoded by the coding sequence ATGAAGCCCCGCATGAATTTCTACCAGGCCGCCCCCGACACGATGAAAGCGCTGATGGCGCTGGAGACGCAGATCCAGTCCACGGGACTGGAGAAATCGCTGATCGAGCTCGTCAAGATCCGCGCGTCGCAAATCAACGGCTGTGCCTTCTGCATCAACATGCACACCGAGGACGCCCGCAAGCGCGGCGAGACCGAGCAGCGCATCTACCTGCTGAACGCGTGGCGCGAATCCCCGCTCTACACCGACCGCGAGCGCGCCGCGCTGGCCTGGACGGAATCGGTGACGCTGATTTCCGAGACGCACGCGCCTGATGACGTCTACGAGCAGATCCGCACGCAGTTCTCCGAGGAAGAATCGGTGAACCTGACCATGCTGATCGGCGCCATCAACGCCTGGAACAGGATCGCGATCGCGTTTCGCGCGGTCCATCCGGTGAAGGTGAAGGCGTCGGCGGCGTGA